AGGCTCGAGACGCCCTGCACCCGGAGCGCCGCGATGTACGGGCTGTTGAGCTCCCGCGCCGCCGCGGTCTGCGTCAGGCGAGCCACGACCGGGATGTACGCGATGGAGAGTGCGATCACCGGTGCGGTGAGTCCCTTGCCGAACATCGCCACCGCGAGCACGGCGAGCACGAGGCCCGGGATCGCGAAGATCACGTCGACGAGCCGCGCGATCGTGCCGCGCACCGCCCCGCCGAACCACGCGGCGAGCACCGCGAGGGTCGCGCCGGCGAGCGTCGACAGCAGCACCACGAGGATCGGGGCGACCACACTCGAGCGGGCGCCGGCGAGCACCCGCGACAGGATGTCGCGTCCCACGTCGTCCGTGCCGAACGGGTGGGCGAGCGAGGCGACGCCGTTGACGTCGCCGACGTAGAGCTCGGTGGGGTCGACGGGCGCGATCCAGGGGCCGATCACCGCGAGCACGGCGACGATCCCGAAGATCCCGAGCGCGACCCGGAACATCCAGTCGCGCTTCGCCGCGCGGGTGGCCGCTCTCGGGGACCGGCCGGCTGCGAGTTGTGCGACGCTCATGCGCGCCTCCCGGTGGTGACGGTGTTCGGATCGATGACGGCGCTCAGCACGTCGGCGACCGCATTCAGAACGACGAAGATGGTGACGAGCAGCAGGGACACGAGCTGCACGACGGGGAGATCCTTGCGCGCCGCGGCCTCCGTGAGGAGCGAACCGATGCCGCCGAGGCCGAAGGCCTGCTCGGCGATGGCCGCGGCCGCGAACAGGCCGGCCACGGTCGTGCCCGAGATCGCCAGGATCTGGGGCACGGCGTTGCGGAAGACGTGCACGCGGAAGATGCGGCCGCGCGGAATACCCCGCACCCGCGCCGTCTCGACGTGCTCGGAGTGCAGCTGCGCGACGAGAGAGCTGCGCGTGATGCGGCTGATGTACGCGATGAACATCACCGACAGCGAGACCGCGGGGAGCACCAGGTGCCACAACCGGTCGAGCCCACCCGATCCCTCTCCGAAGACGGGGAACCAGCCGAGGCTCTTCGCGAAGATCCAGATCACCAGGATCGCCACGACGAACGTCGGGAGCGCCATGCCGAGCGCCGTCACCATCGCGACGGTGCGGTCGACCACTGCGCCGCGGGTCGCGGCGAGGATCCCGGACCCCACCCCGAAGATCAGGATGAACACGACGGTGAGCAGTACCAACTGGAATGTCACGCCGAAGCGCGGCAGCACGAGGTCGAGCACATCGGTCTTGTAGACGAAGGATCGGCCGAAGTCGCCGCTCATCACGCCGCCGAGCCACTGCACGTAGCGCAGCCAGATCGGGTCGTCCAGGTGGTACTCCGCGCGGATCTGCGTGATCAGTTCGGGGTTGGGCTTGGCACCCCCGGCGAGTGCCGCGATGGGATCGCCGGGGGTGAGCAGGAGCGCCGAGAAGATGACGACGCTCGACAGGAACAGCGTCAGCAGGAGTCCGCCGAGCCGTTCGAGCAGGGTGCGTATGACGAGCGTGTGCATCGGTCGGACTACTTCGCGCCGAGGTGCAGCGCCCAGGGGCTGCTGAAGATGGCGATCGAGGTGACCGCGCCGGTCAGGTCGTCCGACAGGTAGGTGAGCTGGTACGAGCCGGCGAGGGTCACCTGGAGCTGATCCGGCGCGAAGATCGCCTGCGCGGCGACGAACTCGTCGGCGGCGGTCTCCGGATCGGTGGCCGTGCGCGCGGCGTTCATGTGCGCCGTCACCTCGTCGTTCGAGTAGCCGCTCCAGTTGAACACGCCGCCCTGATCCTCGGGGAGCATGAAGAGCGACGGGTAGCCGAGCACCCCGGGCGTCTCCAGGTAGCCCTGGGTCGCGACCAGGTCGATGCCGTCGCGCGCGGCCGGATCGTAGAACATCGCCCCGAAATCGGCGGGCTGCATCTCGTTGATCTCGACCGTGAGCCCGATCGACTGGCCTGCGCCCTGCACGATCGCGGCGGTCTGCTGGAACTCCTTGGCACCGGCCGGCACGGCGAGCACGATGGGCTGACTCACATCCTCCCCGCTCTCCTCCACGAGCGCGGTCGCAGCCTCGAGGTCGACCTCGGGGGTTGCCAGGGCGTCGTAGCCGGCCTGATAGATGTCGTGCGCCTCGGTCTGGCCGAAGGTGAACGGCGGCACGATCGTCTTCTGCACCTCGCCCAGCCCGTTGAGCACGGTGTCGAGGTACTGCTCGCGATCAATGGCGAGGCTGAGCGCCTGCCGGATCTGCGGGTTCGCGGCAGGGCCCTCGGACGTCGCCGGACCGAAGCTGAACGACGCCGTGGACGGGCCCAGGATGAGGCTGCCGGCACCGTCCGCCTCGAAGGCGCTGCGGGATCCGGGCGAGACGTTGTAGGCGCCGTCGATCTCCCCCTCCGTGAGCGCCGTGGTCAGCGTCGAGCCGTCGGTGACGAAGACGTAGCGGAGCGTCTCGACGAGCGGCGCGCCGCCCCAGTAGTCGGGGTTCGCGGTCGTGACGATCTCGCTGCCGGGCGTCCAACCGCCCTCCGCGAGCTCGTAGGGGCCCGTGCACATGAGACCGGCGTCCGAGGTGCCGAGCGCGGGGCCTGCGGCCTCGCCGAACGCCTTGCTGATCACGGCCCCGCCGCCACCCGCGATCGCGTCGCGGAAGCCGAGATCCGGAGCCGTGAAGCGCACGGTGACCTGGTGGTCGCCGGTCTGCTCGATGCTCGAGATGAGCACAAACGCCGCGTACCACTGCGACGCCGGGTTCTGGTTGCGCTGCAGGCTGTAGACGACGTCGGCCGCGGTCATCGGGGTGCCGTCCCAGAAGGTGACGTCGTCGCGGAGATCGATGACGAACGTGACGGGATCGACCCACTCGGCGCTCGTCGCGACCCCGGCCTCGATGGAGAAGTCGGGCTGCAGCGCGAGCAGGTTGTCGCAGAGGTTCGGAGTGATGACGGTGGCGGAGGCGCCGGGGTCGAGCGTCGCGGGTTCGCCCTCGACGACCGACCAGGTCACCTCGTCGACGGCGGTGGTCGCGGCGGGGAGCGAGGCGACCAGTTGATCTGCGCTGATCGGGGCCGCGGTCGTGCCGCTGCCGCCGTCTCGCGGCGCGCACGCGGTCACGGCGAGCAGGGCGGCGGTGCCGAGCGCGAGGCCGGCGATGAGTCCGGTTCGGTGCATGATGTGGTCCTTTCGGGAGTGCTGGATGGTCTGGGTGGAGTGTGGGGGCTGATGCTGGTGGATCCGGATCGGACCTAGCGCACGACGAAGACCCGGACGCAGACCTGGCCGTCCTCGTCGCGGGCGAGCCCGATGAACTGGTGCTCGGCGAGCCAGCGGTGCGCCGGCGCGTCGGTCTGGAAGACGGGGGCGGTGCGGAAGTACACCCCGGGATCGTCCTCGGCGAGGTTCTCGCCGCGCGCCATCCGCGCGGCGGCCTCGTCGGTCGCCCGGAAGTAGCCCCGGTTCAGCACGTCGATCGCCGCGCCGTCGTCGGCCCGCACGAGATAGCGCGCCTCCAGCTCCGCGGTGCCGGAGCGGGTGACGGCCCAGTCGCCGCCGCCCGGCAGGACGACCCCGGAGAGCAAGGGCCCCGAGACCGTGCCCCCGGTGATCGGGGTGAAGCTCAGCACCTCGTCGGCGCCGCGGCCGAGGTGCACGTCCGGGGCGACGTCGACCCGGAGTTCGAAGGCGAATTCGAGGGTGGGCTGGGTCATGAGAGGGCTCCGTCCAGGACAGTGAGGGTGAGTGCCAGGCCCTCGGGCCCGCCGATCTCGAGGAATTGGGTGTTGGTGACGGTCGTCACGCCGTCGGTCCAGGGGTCTGCGCCGGTACCGGGCTGCGGCAGGTACTCGGGGTAGTCGGTGCTCGCGACGTGCACGCGCAGGCGGTGGCCCGGGGCGAGTCGGTAGCCGAGCTGGCCGAGATCGATGTCGAGGGCGCCGGCGGTGGTCGCGTCGCGCAGCTGGCGCTGCCCGCGGGCGATCCGCACGGCGGTGCCGTCGGGGGCCACGTCGAGCAGGCGGACGAAGCAGTCCATCACCGGGCCGGTGGAGCGCACCCGGGCCCGGGCCGACACCGGGCCGGCGAAGTCGACCTGCTCGGAAACGGGCGCCGACTCGAAGACGAGCACGTCGTCGCGCGTGCCGAGCGGCGCCTCGTCGGGCAGCGCGAGGAGGTAGGAGAACGCGTCAGGTGCGGTCGAGGGC
Above is a genomic segment from Leucobacter rhizosphaerae containing:
- a CDS encoding DUF3237 domain-containing protein, with the protein product MTQPTLEFAFELRVDVAPDVHLGRGADEVLSFTPITGGTVSGPLLSGVVLPGGGDWAVTRSGTAELEARYLVRADDGAAIDVLNRGYFRATDEAAARMARGENLAEDDPGVYFRTAPVFQTDAPAHRWLAEHQFIGLARDEDGQVCVRVFVVR
- a CDS encoding ABC transporter permease, with translation MHTLVIRTLLERLGGLLLTLFLSSVVIFSALLLTPGDPIAALAGGAKPNPELITQIRAEYHLDDPIWLRYVQWLGGVMSGDFGRSFVYKTDVLDLVLPRFGVTFQLVLLTVVFILIFGVGSGILAATRGAVVDRTVAMVTALGMALPTFVVAILVIWIFAKSLGWFPVFGEGSGGLDRLWHLVLPAVSLSVMFIAYISRITRSSLVAQLHSEHVETARVRGIPRGRIFRVHVFRNAVPQILAISGTTVAGLFAAAAIAEQAFGLGGIGSLLTEAAARKDLPVVQLVSLLLVTIFVVLNAVADVLSAVIDPNTVTTGRRA
- a CDS encoding ABC transporter substrate-binding protein, producing the protein MHRTGLIAGLALGTAALLAVTACAPRDGGSGTTAAPISADQLVASLPAATTAVDEVTWSVVEGEPATLDPGASATVITPNLCDNLLALQPDFSIEAGVATSAEWVDPVTFVIDLRDDVTFWDGTPMTAADVVYSLQRNQNPASQWYAAFVLISSIEQTGDHQVTVRFTAPDLGFRDAIAGGGGAVISKAFGEAAGPALGTSDAGLMCTGPYELAEGGWTPGSEIVTTANPDYWGGAPLVETLRYVFVTDGSTLTTALTEGEIDGAYNVSPGSRSAFEADGAGSLILGPSTASFSFGPATSEGPAANPQIRQALSLAIDREQYLDTVLNGLGEVQKTIVPPFTFGQTEAHDIYQAGYDALATPEVDLEAATALVEESGEDVSQPIVLAVPAGAKEFQQTAAIVQGAGQSIGLTVEINEMQPADFGAMFYDPAARDGIDLVATQGYLETPGVLGYPSLFMLPEDQGGVFNWSGYSNDEVTAHMNAARTATDPETAADEFVAAQAIFAPDQLQVTLAGSYQLTYLSDDLTGAVTSIAIFSSPWALHLGAK
- a CDS encoding ABC transporter permease, with protein sequence MSVAQLAAGRSPRAATRAAKRDWMFRVALGIFGIVAVLAVIGPWIAPVDPTELYVGDVNGVASLAHPFGTDDVGRDILSRVLAGARSSVVAPILVVLLSTLAGATLAVLAAWFGGAVRGTIARLVDVIFAIPGLVLAVLAVAMFGKGLTAPVIALSIAYIPVVARLTQTAAARELNSPYIAALRVQGVSSLAICFRHLVPALVPVIAAQMAVGFGYAMLDLAAISFLGLGEQPPSADWGSMIASGQAGILAGAPEQSLFPAIFVVLTVLSVSIIGARVTIWAEEKDR